In Salvelinus sp. IW2-2015 linkage group LG23, ASM291031v2, whole genome shotgun sequence, a genomic segment contains:
- the LOC111951034 gene encoding leucine-rich repeat transmembrane protein FLRT1-like translates to MAPEGVAELRDWLFLLMLCLTLLAEVLEVAAATGYDEEEDLVCPSVCRCDEDFIYCNDRGLSSIPPLPXSATVLYLQNNHIDNAGLPTSLERHLTVRVVYLYDNELDDFPMHLPPSLRELHLQDNNIRTLPRATLARMPLLEKLHLDDNSVSTVSIEDKAFVDNPRLRLLFLSRNHLSSIPSGLPASLEELRLDDNRISTIPTHAFRGLSSLRRLVLDGNLLANQRIADDTFSRLSNLTELSLVRNSLLTPPLNLPSTHLQRLSLQDNALIHMPRGSLDGMRRLQRLDLSGNNLTTLPRGLFKDLDSLGQLLVRGNPWHCGCNLRWLHDWLHARGNSITVRGLTCQAPEKVRDMTLKDLTSQMEECEXTGVVPAGAGAGATGSGTRDRVGGVGGVVXSSTTLSPPQGSLFTLRSKRPGLGLPDSGLDYTLGSSGVGKSLALNVKPLAHDSIRVTWSVAQPTSSFRLSWLRLGTSAAMGSITETLVRGDRREYLLTSLHPHSSYIICMVPLAASSGGKGAMAGGDTDSDEAPVCAKAETSDPSQPDVGQEDNQDPEHMATLPLAGIIGGATVIVSLALIFAIFCWYGHRAGRLSSRDQYSRGSSRKSKHYDDYIESGTKKDTTILEIRGPGFQMTPMVTHQPPKPLREDYIIHTIFPSNGTGLYKGAHQVSNAGYGTNRGYRERGIPDIDYCYT, encoded by the coding sequence ATGGCGCCGGAGGGAGTGGCCGAGCTGCGTGATTGGCTGTTCCTGCTGATGCTCTGCCTGACTCTGTTGGCCGAGGTGCTGGAGGTTGCTGCAGCCACAGGGTACGATGAGGAGGAAGACTTGGTGTGCCCCTCAGTGTGCCGATGTGACGAGGACTTCATCTACTGCAACGACCGKGGCCTCAGCTCTATCCCCCCTYTGCCCMYMTCTGCCACTGTGCTCTACCTTCAGAACAACCACATAGACAACGCCGGGCTTCCCACCTCCCTGGAGCGGCACCTAACYGTCCGAGTGGTCTACCTGTACGATAACGAGCTGGATGACTTCCCCATGCACCTGCCCCCTTCCCTCCGGGAGCTGCACCTGCAGGACAACAACATCCGTACGCTTCCCCGCGCCACCCTGGCCCGCATGCCACTGCTGGAGAAATTGCACCTGGACGACAACTCTGTCTCCACCGTCAGCATCGAAGACAAGGCCTTCGTTGACAACCCGCGGCTGCGTCTGCTCTTCCTGTCTCGCAACCACCTGTCCAGCATCCCCTCTGGGCTCCCGGCCTCTCTGGAGGAGCTGAGGCTGGACGACAACCGCATCTCCACCATCCCCACCCACGCCTTCCGCGGCCTCTCCTCCCTGCGACGTCTCGTCCTGGACGGAAACCTCCTGGCCAATCAGCGCATCGCAGACGACACCTTCTCCCGCCTctccaacctgacggagctttCCCTGGTGCGTAACTCCCTCCTGACCCCGCCACTCAACCTGCCCAGCACCCACTTGCAACGTCTCTCCCTGCAGGACAATGCTCTGATCCACATGCCCCGTGGCTCCTTGGACGGCATGAGGAGGCTCCAGAGACTAGACCTGTCTGGCAACAACCTGACCACCCTGCCTCGGGGCCTGTTCAAAGACCTGGACAGCCTGGGACAACTGCTGGTGCGGGGGAATCCCTGGCACTGTGGCTGTAACCTGCGCTGGCTACATGACTGGCTGCACGCTAGGGGTAACTCCATCACGGTGAGGGGCCTTACCTGCCAGGCACCAGAAAAGGTTAGAGACATGACCCTCAAGGACCTGACCAGCCAGATGGAGGAGTGTGAGGYCACAGGGGTAGTGCCTGCCGGGGCCGGGGCTGGAGCCACAGGCAGTGGGACCAGAGACAGAGTGGGTGGAGTAGGAGGAGTTGTCGYTAGCTCCACCACCCTTTCCCCTCCACAGGGCTCCCTCTTCACCCTGCGCTCCAAGCGGCCCGGCCTGGGGCTACCAGACTCTGGTCTAGACTACACCCTGGGTAGCAGTGGAGTGGGTAAGAGCCTGGCCYTGAATGTCAAGCCCCTGGCCCACGACAGCATTCGTGTCACCTGGAGTGTGGCCCAGCCCACCTCCTCCTTCAGACTCAGCTGGCTGCGGCTGGGCACCAGCGCTGCCATGGGCTCCATCACAGAGACCCTGGTGAGAGGAGACCGCAGAGAGTACCTGCTCACCTCCCTGCACCCCCACTCCAGCTACATCATCTGCATGGTGCCCCTGGCGGCCAGCTCCGGGGGTAAAGGAGCCATGGCAGGCGGAGACACTGACTCAGATGAAGCTCCAGTGTGCGCTAAAGCTGAGACGTCAGACCCCAGTCAGCCAGATGTGGGCCAGGAGGACAACCAGGACCCTGAACACATGGCTACTCTGCCTCTGGCTGGGATCATTGGTGGAGCTACTGTCATCGTTTCTCTGGCCCTCATATTCGCCATCTTCTGCTGGTACGGGCATCGGGCCGGACGCCTGTCTTCTCGTGATCAATACAGCCGTGGCAGCTCCAGAAAGAGCAAGCACTACGATGACTACATTGAGTCAGGCACAAAGAAGGACACCACCATCCTGGAGATCCGAGGCCCAGGGTTCCAGATGACGCCCATGGTTACCCACCAGCCGCCCAAGCCCCTCCGGGAGGATTACATCATCCACACTATATTCCCCTCCAATGGCACCGGCCTCTACAAAGGTGCCCACCAAGTGTCCAATGCAGGGTATGGCACCAACCGTGGCTATAGAGAAAGAGGGATCCCAGATATAGACTACTGTTACACGTGA